The DNA sequence AATCCAGACGGGTGACGATAATCGCCACCACTTTGTCGCTCTGACCGCGCATCGCCCTGGCGGAACGCGACGGCGAAAATCCGTGCTGCTGCATCACTGCTTCTACCCGCTCGCGAGTGCGTTCGCTCACGCCGCTTTCGTTATTCAGCACGCGTGATACCGTCGATTTCCCGACGCCGCTTAAGCGCGCGATATCTTTGATGGTCAGCCGGTTTTGCATGCGGGGTTCTCGTTGTGGTCTGCTTAAAGTGAGCCTAATGCTACTCAACGAAACCGCAATGAGCAAAGTCTGGTTTACTTCTGGTTTAGTTGCCCGGCGGTATCATTGCCATAATAGCCACAAATATATTATTGGCAGCATTATAATTTGCGCCGTTTGTTTTCACTTGCCGGAGATTTTATGGACCCCGATCCCACTCCTCATCCTCGATGGAGCCATCTTTTTTTCCGGTAAACCTGCTTAGCGCTGCTTTACCGGAAGCGTAAAGCAGCGATGTCTTTGATATCCCTGCCATAAAAATAACATGCCTGACAGGTAAGGTTTACTTACGCCTGTCGGTAGCGCTGCGTTCGCTCACGCGAGCGCGGAGGGACTGTTTATGTTGAAAAATTTTACCCGCCAGCTGTTTGCCCAGCTTGGCCGCCATTTACCGCATCGTTTAGTACAGCGCGACCCGTTACCTGACGCCCGCAATCTGGCGAGCGCGCCGATCCCGGACTCTCTTGGCAAGCAGTGCCTGAACGTGGCGGCAATGGATGAAAATGAAATCTGGCGCGCCTTCGCCAGCCATCCAGAAGGGCTAAACGAAGGCGAAGTAGCGCAAAAAATCACGCAGTACGGCGAAAACCAGATCCCGGCGCAGAAACCGTCGCCGTGGTGGGTACATTTGTGGAGCTGCTATCGCAATCCCTTCAACCTGCTGCTGACCGTCCTGGGTATCGTCTCCTACTCAACGGAAGATCTGTTTGCCGCGGCGGTTATCGCTCTGATGGTGGGGATCTCCACCCTGCTGAACTTTATCCAGGAAGCGCGCTCAACCAAAGCGGCGGACGCCCTGAAAGCGATGGTCAGCAATACTGCCACGGTACTGCGGGTGGTCAATGAGCAGGGCGAAAGCCGCTGGTGCGAGCTGCCTATCGACCAGCTGGTGCCGGGGGATATCGTTAAGCTGTCGGCGGGCGATATGATCCCTGCGGACCTGCGTATTATTCAGGCGCGCGACCTGTTCGTCGCTCAGGCCTCGCTGACCGGTGAATCGCTGCCGGTCGAAAAAGTCGCCCGCACCCGCGACCCGCTGCAGACGAACCCGCTGGAGTGCGACACGCTGTGCTTTATGGGCACCAACGTGGTAAGCGGCTCGGCCCAGGCGATTGTTTTTGCCACCGGCGGCGGCACCTGGTTTGGTCAACTGGCCGGACGCGTCAGCGAGCAGGAAAGCGAACCGAACGCCTTCCAGAAAGGCATCAGCCGGGTCAGCATGCTGCTGATCCGCTTTATGCTGGTGATGACGCCGATCGTGCTGCTGATTAACGGTTATACCAAAGGCGACTGGTGGGAAGCGGCGCTGTTCGCGCTCTCTGTTGCCGTTGGCCTGACGCCGGAAATGCTGCCGATGATCGTTACCTCGACGCTGGCGCGCGGGGCGGTGAAGTTGTCGAAACAGAAAGTTATCGTCAAGCATCTCGACGCTATCCAGAACTTTGGCGCGATGGACATTCTGTGTACCGATAAAACCGGCACCCTGACTCAGGATAAAATCGTGCTGGAGAATCATACCGATGTCTCCGGAAAGGTGAGCGAACGCGTACTGCATACCGCCTGGCTGAACAGCCACTATCAGACCGGATTGAAGAATCTCCTTGATACCGCAGTGCTGGAGGGCGTCGAGCTGGAGTCGGCGCGCGCGCTGGCGGAGCGCTGGCAGAAAGTGGATGAGATCCCGTTCGATTTTGAACGCCGCCGTATGTCGGTGGTGGTGCAGGAACAGGCCAACGTCCATCAGCTGATCTGCAAAGGCGCTTTGCAGGAGATCCTCAACGTCTCGACCCAGGTTCGCTATAACGGCGAAATTGTACCGCTGGACGACACCATGCTGCGGCGCATCCGTCGCGTTACCGATACCCTCAACCGTCAGGGATTGCGAGTGGTGGCGGTAGCGACGAAGTACCTGCCCGCACGCGAGGGCGACTACCATCGCGCGGATGAATCCGACCTGATCCTCGAGGGCTATATTGCCTTCCTGGATCCGCCGAAAGAGACCACCGCCCCGGCGCTGAAAGCGCTAAAGGCCAGCGGCATTACGGTCAAAATCCTCACCGGCGACAGCGAGCTGGTGGCGGCTAAAGTTTGCCATGAAGTGGGGCTGGATGCGGGCGAAGTGGTCATCGGCAGCCAGGTTGAAGCGCTGAATGATGATGAGCTGGCCGAACTGGCAAAACGTACCACCCTGTTTGCTCGCCTGGCGCCGCTGCACAAGGAGCGTATCGTCACGCTGCTCAAACGCGAAGGACACGTGGTGGGTTTTATGGGCGACGGCATTAACGACGCCCCGGCGCTGCGCGCAGCGGATATCGGTATTTCCGTCGACGGCGCGGTGGATATTGCCCGCGAGGCGGCAGATATCATCCTGCTTGAGAAGAGCCTGATGGTGCTGGAAGAGGGGGTTATTGAAGGCCGCCGCACCTTCGCCAATATGCTCAAGTACATTAAAATGACCGCCAGCTCCAACTTCGGTAATGTCTTCAGCGTGCTGGTGGCCAGCGCCTTCCTGCCGTTCCTGCCGATGCTGCCGCTGCACCTGTTGATCCAGAACCTGCTGTACGATGTATCCCAGGTCGCGATACCGTTTGATAACGTGGACGAGGAGCAGATCCGTAAACCGCAGCGCTGGAACCCAGCGGATCTCGGTCGCTTTATGGTCTTCTTTGGGCCGATCAGTTCTATCTTCGATATTCTGACGTTCTGCCTGATGTGGTGGGTGTTCCACGCCAATACGCCGGAACATCAAACCCTGTTCCAGTCCGGTTGGTTCGTGGTGGGACTGCTGTCGCAAACGTTGATTGTGCATATGATCCGTACGCGGCGGATCCCGTTTATCCAGAGCCGTGCGGCCTGGCCGCTGATCGTGATGACGCTGCTGGTGATGGTGGTAGGAATTGCGCTGCCGTTCTCGCCGCTGGCGGGCTATTTGCAGCTTCAGGCGCTGCCGCTAAGCTACTTCCCGTGGCTGATTGCTATCCTGGCGGGCTATATGACGCTGACGCAGATGGTTAAAGGTTTTTACAGCCGCCGCTACGGCTGGCAGTAAGTGGGGATTACGCCGTCTGGCGCGCAAAAACAACAAAGGCAGCCATTGGCTGCCTTTGTTTCATCGCGCAGCTGATTAGCGGCGAATGGCGATCGCTTCAATCTCAATCTTCACGTCTTTCGGCAGACGCGCCACTTCTACGCAGGAGCGCGCCGGGAAGATGGCGTTATGTTCGGTGAAGAAGGCTTCATAGGCGGCGTTCACGATAGCGAAGTCGTTCAGATCTTTCACGAAAACGGTAGTTTTAACGATATCGCCCACTTTCAGACCCGCGGCTTCAACGATGGCCTTCACGTTGTCCAGCGACTGACGCGCCTGAGCGGCGACATCTTCCGGCACGCTGCCGGTTTTCGGGTCTACCGGGATCTGGCCGGAAGTGATGATCATGTTACCCAGATCAACACCCTGAACGTACGGGCCGATAGCTGCGGGTGCATTTTCCGTCGCGATAGTTTTAGACATGAGTTCTCCTGAATAACAGCTTAATGAAGTAGTTATCTTTCGCGTTGCCAACTGCGCAACGATCTGAAAGATGTTAGGTAAGAGACCCGGCCATTATAGGGAGCCGGGTACGCAATACCAACCTCAATTAGTTAGCCAGAACCACATTGTGCGAGAACTCTTTTTCACAGTATTTGCACTTCAGCGCGATATCGTTTTCACGTTTTTTCACCGCAAAGCTGGAGGACACCGGCTCGGCGTGGCTGATGCAGTTGCTGTTCGGACATACCAGCACGTTGTTAATACGCTCCGGCAGATTCGGGCGCGACTTACCGACGACTTCGTAATCATCGATGCGATTCACCGTAGCCTGAGGCGCGTACAGTGAGAGCTGGTTGACCTGCTCGTCGGTCAGAAAGGTGTTCTCGATTTTGATCAAATCCTTGCGGCCCATTTCGCCCGATGGCAGGTTCAGGCCGATGGTGATGCGCTGATCCGTCTCGGTCAATTTGAACAGGGTCAGTAGCTTAAAGCCGACCTGCGCCGGGATATGGTCGATAACGGTGCCACGTTTGATGGCTTCTACCTGTAATTTATTGTCGTGTGTCATCTCTTTTATCCCCTTACAGTGCAAGATCGCTATTCAGTACCAGCGCCAGTAACGCCTGGCGCGCGAAGATGCCGTTGCCTGCCTGCTGGAAATACCAGGCATGCGGCGTTTTATCAACATCGGTGGTGATTTCATCAATGCGCGGCAGCGGGTGCAGCACCTTCATGTTGGCGCGGGCGCCTTCCAGATCGGCGGCGCGCAGAACAAACTGCGCCTTCACGTTGGCATATTCCGATGGGTCGAGGCGCTCTTTCTGCACGCGGGTCATGTACAGAATGTCCACTTCAGCCATCACCTCTTCAATGGCGCTATGCAGGCTCCAGGCAATGCCTTTTTCGTCGAGCATATCGAGAATGTACTGCGGCATGGCCAGCGCGTCAGGAGCGATAAAGTAAAAGCGGTTGCCGTTAAATTTCGCCAGCGCCTGGGTCAGAGAGTGGACGGTGCGGCCATATTTCAGATCGCCGACCATGGCCACGTGGAGGTTTTCCAGACGACCCTGGGTTTCCTGAATGGTGAACAGATCCAGCAGGGTTTGCGTCGGATGCTGGTTTGCGCCGTCGCCGGCGTTGAGTATCGGAATACCGCCGGAAAACTCAGTCGCCAGACGCGCCGCGCCTTCCTGCGGATGGCGCATGACGATGGCATCGACGTAGGTACCGATCACCGAGATGGTGTCAGCCAGGGTTTCGCCCTTTTTGCCCAGAGAGGTGTTACTGCTGTCTGAGAAACCAACCACGCTGGCGCCCAGGCGGTGCATTGAGGTTTCAAACGACAGGCGGGTGCGGGTCGACGCTTCAAAAAAGCAGCTGGCGATAACTTTATGCTTCAGCAGCTCCGGCTGCGGATGGGCTTTGAGCTTTGCTGCGGTCGCCAGTACCAGTTCAAGGTCTTCGCGGCTGAGATCGTTTATAGAAATGATATGTTTTTGATACAGCGGATTAGCCATGTTTATCTCCTGACGCCTGGGCAAAAAAAAAGCCCCTTAAATAAGGGGCTTTACGAATACGGATGCAACGGAAAGGAAAAACGGCAGGCCAGCGCCTGTTTTCAGACGCGGTAAGACACGATGTCGTACACACTGAACCATAATTCCTCCCGGCAAAACGGGTGGCATTATACGCAGCTCTGTCTTCGGATCAAGCGATTAATCCACAAACAGGTAAACGTTTGCCTGGATAATAGTGCGTCAACGCAAAAAACCCTTAAAAAGATGTGGTATGGCAGTCCTGAGGGAGGTATAAAACGGAAAATGAAAAGATGTTTTATATTTGAGGGATATTATGATCGTTGGAAACATTCACCATCTGCAAAGCTGGCTGCCGGAGTCTTTGCGTGAGGCTATTGAATACGTTAAGGCTCATGTCACCGAGGCGACGCCGCTGGGTAAACATGATATTGACGGCAACAACCTGTTTTACCTTATTTCTGAAGATTCGACTGAGCCGTTAACGGACCGCCGCGCTGAGTATCACGCCCGCTACCTGGATATCCAGATAGTGTTAAAAGGTCAGGAGGGAATGACCTTTAGCGTTCTCCCTGCCGGTACGCCGGATATCGACTGGCTGGCGGATAAAGATATCGCCTTCCTGGCGGCGGGCGGGCAGGAGAAAACCGTGATCCTCAACGAAGGCGATTTTGTGGTGTTTTACCCAGGCGAAGTGCATAAACCGCTGTGCGCCGTCGGCGCGCCGGCGAAGGTGCGCAAAGCGGTTGTGAAGATGCTGATGGCGTAAAAATACCCCGGGCTGCGGCAGACGCCTTGCCCGGGCTACAGATCGGTGTGGTTAGGGACGGGTAGCCCGGATAAGCGCGGCGCAATCCGGGAAAATATTGCGTAAAGGTGACTATTTACCCAGCGTCGCGACCATCACCGCTTTGATGGTGTGCATACGGTTTTCCGCCTGGTCGAAAACGATGCTCGCTGCGGATTCAAATACCTCATCGGTCACTTCCATCCCGCCGTGCAGGCCGTAATCCGCGGCCATCTGCTTACCTAGCGTGGTCTGGTCGTCGTGGAATGCGGGCAGGCAGTGGAGGAATTTCACCTGCGGATTGCCGGTCAGCGCCATCATCTGACTATTCACCTGATAATCCCGCAGCAGCGCAATGCGCTCAGCCCATTTCTCTTTGGCTTCGCCCATCGATACCCAGACGTCGGTGTAGATAAAGTCCGCTCCCTTCACGCCCGCCGCAATATCTTCGGTCAGGGTAATATTGCCGCCGTTTTGTTGCGCCAGCGTCCGGCACTGTGCAACCAGCTTCTCTTCCGGCCAGCAGGCCGTTGGCGCCACCAGACGCAGATCCAGACCGGTCAGCGCGGCGGCTTCCAGCATCGAGTTCCCCATATTATTCCGCGCGTCGCCGGCGTAGACCAGAGTCATCTCGTTAAAGGCTTTACCCGGTAGATGCTCCTGCATGGTCAACAGATCCGCCAGCAGCTGGGTGGGATGAAATTCATTAGTCAGGCCGTTCCAGACCGGAACACCGGCATATTGTGCGAGCGTCTCGACCACTTCCTGGCCATGACCACGGTACTGAATACCGTCGTACATGCGCCCTAACACGCGGGCGGTATCTTTAATCGACTCTTTGTGACCAATCTGGCTGCCGCTCGGCCCGAGATAGGTGACGCGAGCGCCCTGGTCAAAAGCGGCAACTTCGAAAGAGCATCGGGTACGGGTTGAGTCTTTTTCGAAGATGAGCGCGATGTTTTTGCCGGTAAGGTGCTGAATTTCGATGTTGTTTTTCTTATCAGCTTTGAGCCTGGCGGCCAGGTCAAGCAGGGCGGTGATTTCGGCAGGGGTAAAATCAAGCAACTTTAAAAAATGCTTCTGATAAAACGCGGACATGGTTCCCTCACATGGCTCAGGCCATTTGTTGAATTAAAATTCACTTTATATGTATGAATATTCATTTGCAACCCCGTGTCATAAATCTTTCTCTCAGAAGGTGGAGGCAATCACGGCGGTATGTGACAATAGAAGCATCCGCGACACATTATGAGGAACGAGCCATGGCTAACCCGGAATTACTGGAAGAACAGCGTGAAGAAACGCGTCTGATTATTGAAGAGCTGCTCG is a window from the Klebsiella oxytoca genome containing:
- the argL gene encoding putative translational regulatory protein ArgL, with amino-acid sequence MNIHTYKVNFNSTNGLSHVREPCPRFIRSIF
- the argF gene encoding ornithine carbamoyltransferase, with translation MSAFYQKHFLKLLDFTPAEITALLDLAARLKADKKNNIEIQHLTGKNIALIFEKDSTRTRCSFEVAAFDQGARVTYLGPSGSQIGHKESIKDTARVLGRMYDGIQYRGHGQEVVETLAQYAGVPVWNGLTNEFHPTQLLADLLTMQEHLPGKAFNEMTLVYAGDARNNMGNSMLEAAALTGLDLRLVAPTACWPEEKLVAQCRTLAQQNGGNITLTEDIAAGVKGADFIYTDVWVSMGEAKEKWAERIALLRDYQVNSQMMALTGNPQVKFLHCLPAFHDDQTTLGKQMAADYGLHGGMEVTDEVFESAASIVFDQAENRMHTIKAVMVATLGK
- the pyrB gene encoding aspartate carbamoyltransferase, whose translation is MANPLYQKHIISINDLSREDLELVLATAAKLKAHPQPELLKHKVIASCFFEASTRTRLSFETSMHRLGASVVGFSDSSNTSLGKKGETLADTISVIGTYVDAIVMRHPQEGAARLATEFSGGIPILNAGDGANQHPTQTLLDLFTIQETQGRLENLHVAMVGDLKYGRTVHSLTQALAKFNGNRFYFIAPDALAMPQYILDMLDEKGIAWSLHSAIEEVMAEVDILYMTRVQKERLDPSEYANVKAQFVLRAADLEGARANMKVLHPLPRIDEITTDVDKTPHAWYFQQAGNGIFARQALLALVLNSDLAL
- the pyrI gene encoding aspartate carbamoyltransferase regulatory subunit, with the translated sequence MTHDNKLQVEAIKRGTVIDHIPAQVGFKLLTLFKLTETDQRITIGLNLPSGEMGRKDLIKIENTFLTDEQVNQLSLYAPQATVNRIDDYEVVGKSRPNLPERINNVLVCPNSNCISHAEPVSSSFAVKKRENDIALKCKYCEKEFSHNVVLAN
- a CDS encoding YhcH/YjgK/YiaL family protein, which translates into the protein MIVGNIHHLQSWLPESLREAIEYVKAHVTEATPLGKHDIDGNNLFYLISEDSTEPLTDRRAEYHARYLDIQIVLKGQEGMTFSVLPAGTPDIDWLADKDIAFLAAGGQEKTVILNEGDFVVFYPGEVHKPLCAVGAPAKVRKAVVKMLMA
- the ridA gene encoding 2-iminobutanoate/2-iminopropanoate deaminase, which gives rise to MSKTIATENAPAAIGPYVQGVDLGNMIITSGQIPVDPKTGSVPEDVAAQARQSLDNVKAIVEAAGLKVGDIVKTTVFVKDLNDFAIVNAAYEAFFTEHNAIFPARSCVEVARLPKDVKIEIEAIAIRR
- the mgtL gene encoding mgtA regulatory leader peptide MgtL, with product MDPDPTPHPRWSHLFFR
- the mgtA gene encoding magnesium-translocating P-type ATPase, which produces MLKNFTRQLFAQLGRHLPHRLVQRDPLPDARNLASAPIPDSLGKQCLNVAAMDENEIWRAFASHPEGLNEGEVAQKITQYGENQIPAQKPSPWWVHLWSCYRNPFNLLLTVLGIVSYSTEDLFAAAVIALMVGISTLLNFIQEARSTKAADALKAMVSNTATVLRVVNEQGESRWCELPIDQLVPGDIVKLSAGDMIPADLRIIQARDLFVAQASLTGESLPVEKVARTRDPLQTNPLECDTLCFMGTNVVSGSAQAIVFATGGGTWFGQLAGRVSEQESEPNAFQKGISRVSMLLIRFMLVMTPIVLLINGYTKGDWWEAALFALSVAVGLTPEMLPMIVTSTLARGAVKLSKQKVIVKHLDAIQNFGAMDILCTDKTGTLTQDKIVLENHTDVSGKVSERVLHTAWLNSHYQTGLKNLLDTAVLEGVELESARALAERWQKVDEIPFDFERRRMSVVVQEQANVHQLICKGALQEILNVSTQVRYNGEIVPLDDTMLRRIRRVTDTLNRQGLRVVAVATKYLPAREGDYHRADESDLILEGYIAFLDPPKETTAPALKALKASGITVKILTGDSELVAAKVCHEVGLDAGEVVIGSQVEALNDDELAELAKRTTLFARLAPLHKERIVTLLKREGHVVGFMGDGINDAPALRAADIGISVDGAVDIAREAADIILLEKSLMVLEEGVIEGRRTFANMLKYIKMTASSNFGNVFSVLVASAFLPFLPMLPLHLLIQNLLYDVSQVAIPFDNVDEEQIRKPQRWNPADLGRFMVFFGPISSIFDILTFCLMWWVFHANTPEHQTLFQSGWFVVGLLSQTLIVHMIRTRRIPFIQSRAAWPLIVMTLLVMVVGIALPFSPLAGYLQLQALPLSYFPWLIAILAGYMTLTQMVKGFYSRRYGWQ
- a CDS encoding pyrBI operon leader peptide — encoded protein: MVQCVRHRVLPRLKTGAGLPFFLSVASVFVKPLI